A genome region from Anastrepha obliqua isolate idAnaObli1 chromosome 4, idAnaObli1_1.0, whole genome shotgun sequence includes the following:
- the LOC129246166 gene encoding T-complex protein 1 subunit theta-like, producing MVIVDYLESAFCCRKPPVCKFSYMFYSSVFANITETTLHTIHKLQLDFTDEQLLRKVCVEELGGPTIVVFRNESTYARISTIVSCGATDNFIGDMERVVYDGANTCLTCDGYYVPSTATSEMNLTSELAVHVDTLPRLEQYAVRRCMRNTYTSKSSRFKSTITDKFLISA from the exons ATGGTGATAGTCGATTATTTGGAGTCGGCTTTCTGCTGCAGAAAACCACCGGTTTGTAAATTTTCATACAT gTTTTATAGCAgcgtttttgcaaatataacagAGACCAccttacatacaatacataaactacagTTA gaCTTCACAGACGAGCAATTGCTGCGGAAGGTGTGTGTTGAAGAGCTAGGTGGCCCAACTATTGTGGTTTTTAGAAACGAAAGCACGTATGCGCGTATTTCTACCATTGTCTCATGTGGTGCTACGGACAATTTCATAGGAGACATGGAGCGTGTTGTGTATGATGGTGCAAATACCTGTTTAACATGTGACGGTTATTATGTGCCTAGTACTGCTACCTCTGAAATGAATTTGACTTCCGAACTGGCTGTCCACGTCGATACCTTACCCCGTCTAGAACAATATGCTGTACGTAGATGTATGCGCAACACCTACACGAGCAAGTCATCGCGCTTTAAGTCTACAATTACAGATAA GTTTTTGATTTCTGCCTGA